A genomic region of Sulfobacillus acidophilus DSM 10332 contains the following coding sequences:
- a CDS encoding 5,10-methylenetetrahydrofolate dehydrogenase (NADP+), methenyltetrahydrofolate cyclohydrolase (PFAM: Tetrahydrofolate dehydrogenase/cyclohydrolase, NAD(P)-binding domain; Tetrahydrofolate dehydrogenase/cyclohydrolase, catalytic domain~COGs: COG0190 5 10-methylene-tetrahydrofolate dehydrogenase/Methenyl tetrahydrofolate cyclohydrolase~HAMAP: Tetrahydrofolate dehydrogenase/cyclohydrolase~InterPro IPR000672:IPR020630:IPR020631~KEGG: amr:AM1_4855 bifunctional protein FolD~PFAM: Tetrahydrofolate dehydrogenase/cyclohydrolase, NAD(P)-binding domain; Tetrahydrofolate dehydrogenase/cyclohydrolase, catalytic domain~PRIAM: Methylenetetrahydrofolate dehydrogenase (NADP(+))~SPTR: Bifunctional protein FolD): protein MTEPMLLNGQRLAAEMRGQLAAQIARVRAQGYRAPGLAVILVGDDPASAIYVRNKKRAAQEIGIEPVDAVLPQGSTTEDVLRVVDQFNQDPAIDGILVQMPLPPQIETETVLARVRPDKDVDGLTVTNLGRLTAGEEGLVPCTPKGILRLLEAYDIALAGRRAVVVGRSRLVGLPVALLLMQRQATVTVIHSRTPEPETIARQADILVVAAGKPHLVTEDWIKPGAVVIDVGIHRGDHGLLGDVDRERVWSRVGALSPVPGGVGPMTILELLDNTWTAYRRHEGLSE from the coding sequence TTGACGGAACCGATGCTTTTAAACGGGCAACGCCTGGCGGCGGAGATGCGCGGACAGTTGGCCGCGCAAATCGCCCGCGTACGGGCGCAGGGATACCGCGCACCGGGATTAGCCGTGATTTTGGTGGGGGATGACCCGGCCTCGGCGATTTATGTGCGTAACAAAAAACGAGCCGCGCAGGAAATCGGCATCGAGCCGGTCGATGCCGTGCTGCCGCAAGGGAGCACCACGGAAGACGTACTCAGGGTAGTCGATCAATTTAATCAGGATCCGGCTATTGACGGGATTCTGGTTCAAATGCCCTTACCGCCCCAAATTGAGACGGAAACGGTCTTGGCTCGCGTCCGGCCGGATAAGGATGTCGATGGCTTGACGGTAACCAATTTGGGGCGGCTGACGGCGGGGGAGGAAGGGTTGGTGCCCTGTACGCCGAAGGGGATTCTCCGTTTACTGGAGGCTTACGATATTGCCCTGGCCGGTCGGCGCGCGGTTGTCGTCGGGCGCAGCCGTTTAGTGGGATTGCCGGTGGCCCTGTTGTTGATGCAACGGCAAGCCACCGTCACCGTCATCCATTCCCGGACTCCGGAACCGGAGACGATTGCCCGACAAGCCGACATTTTGGTGGTCGCGGCCGGGAAACCGCACTTAGTGACCGAAGACTGGATTAAACCGGGAGCGGTCGTCATTGATGTGGGGATTCACCGGGGGGACCACGGTCTTTTGGGCGACGTGGACCGCGAAAGGGTTTGGTCGCGGGTCGGCGCGCTATCCCCGGTGCCCGGGGGCGTAGGGCCGATGACCATTCTCGAGTTGTTGGACAATACCTGGACGGCGTATCGTCGCCATGAGGGACTATCGGAATGA
- a CDS encoding Exodeoxyribonuclease VII large subunit (PFAM: Exonuclease VII, large subunit; OB-fold nucleic acid binding domain~TIGRFAM: exodeoxyribonuclease VII, large subunit~COGs: COG1570 Exonuclease VII large subunit~HAMAP: Exodeoxyribonuclease 7 large subunit~InterPro IPR003753:IPR004365:IPR020579~KEGG: tmr:Tmar_1171 exodeoxyribonuclease VII large subunit~PFAM: Exonuclease VII, large subunit, C-terminal; Nucleic acid binding, OB-fold, tRNA/helicase-type~SPTR: Exodeoxyribonuclease 7 large subunit;~TIGRFAM: Exonuclease VII, large subunit) has protein sequence MSHIQTLTVSELVQGIRQLIEGVPAWQRVWVVGELSAVKRHSSGHWYFLLKDASAQLRAVMFRRDAESLKEPLQDGMAVMAFGRVGVFERDGQTQFYVQLIRPVGLGAQEAALQQLKERLWQEGLFSRPKRPLPRLPRAVGVITSDSGAARYDIETVIRRRYPGMPILLYPVRVQGADAVRDICAAVERMQHQPIDVLIIGRGGGSREDLMTFNQEAVVRAVFQSRVPVISAVGHEIDTTLVDLVADLRAPTPSAAAELAVPVKAQLAEWHRQLSARAFEALRGRLEWERRRLRGWTDHGVLTRPDAMIREYRYRLERLDERAQRQIDHRLSEARHTWEKWATKVALLDPRAPLSRGYAYVTDEAGELVTRQGVQWNQRYQIHWSDGDLWIRPTESEAKTNGNG, from the coding sequence ATGAGTCATATTCAGACCCTGACCGTGTCAGAATTGGTGCAGGGCATTCGTCAATTAATCGAAGGGGTACCGGCTTGGCAGCGGGTTTGGGTCGTGGGGGAACTGAGTGCCGTCAAACGGCATAGTTCCGGTCACTGGTATTTTTTATTGAAAGATGCGAGTGCCCAGTTGCGGGCGGTGATGTTCCGACGCGACGCTGAAAGTTTGAAGGAGCCCTTGCAAGACGGGATGGCGGTCATGGCGTTCGGGCGGGTCGGGGTTTTCGAACGGGACGGCCAAACGCAATTCTATGTCCAGCTCATCCGCCCGGTTGGTCTGGGGGCGCAAGAGGCGGCTTTACAGCAACTGAAAGAGCGTTTATGGCAAGAAGGGCTTTTTTCCCGTCCGAAGCGACCGCTTCCGCGGCTTCCGCGAGCCGTGGGCGTCATTACGTCGGATAGCGGGGCGGCACGATATGATATTGAAACGGTGATTCGTCGGCGATATCCCGGTATGCCTATTCTGCTCTATCCGGTCCGCGTGCAGGGGGCAGATGCCGTGAGGGATATTTGTGCCGCGGTGGAACGGATGCAGCATCAGCCGATTGATGTCCTGATTATCGGTCGCGGGGGCGGCTCGCGGGAAGATTTAATGACCTTTAATCAGGAAGCGGTTGTGCGTGCCGTGTTCCAATCGCGGGTACCGGTGATTTCCGCGGTCGGCCATGAAATTGATACCACGCTGGTCGACCTGGTCGCCGATTTGCGGGCTCCGACCCCTTCGGCGGCGGCGGAATTAGCCGTTCCGGTCAAGGCACAATTGGCCGAATGGCATCGGCAATTGTCGGCCCGGGCTTTCGAAGCCCTGCGCGGCCGCTTGGAGTGGGAGCGCCGCCGGCTTCGAGGATGGACCGACCATGGGGTGTTAACCCGCCCCGACGCCATGATCCGGGAATACCGCTACCGCCTTGAGCGCCTGGACGAACGTGCCCAACGGCAAATCGACCATCGGCTATCCGAGGCACGCCATACCTGGGAAAAATGGGCGACCAAAGTGGCGCTGTTAGACCCGCGGGCGCCGTTAAGCCGCGGTTATGCCTACGTCACCGACGAGGCGGGGGAGTTGGTCACGCGGCAAGGAGTACAATGGAACCAGCGTTATCAAATTCACTGGTCCGATGGGGACTTATGGATTAGGCCGACCGAAAGTGAGGCGAAAACCAATGGAAACGGATAA
- a CDS encoding Exodeoxyribonuclease VII small subunit (PFAM: Exonuclease VII small subunit~TIGRFAM: exodeoxyribonuclease VII, small subunit~HAMAP: Exonuclease VII, small subunit~InterPro IPR003761~KEGG: sth:STH1845 exodeoxyribonuclease VII small subunit~PFAM: Exonuclease VII, small subunit~SPTR: Exodeoxyribonuclease 7 small subunit), with amino-acid sequence METDNAGPDQLDRYEEIIQRLEEIVRLLESGKAPLGESLRLYQEAKTLSERANRLLERAEALLTQTDNHPKEVLGEF; translated from the coding sequence ATGGAAACGGATAATGCCGGGCCCGATCAGCTCGATCGGTACGAAGAGATTATTCAGCGCTTAGAAGAGATTGTCCGGCTTTTAGAAAGCGGGAAAGCCCCGTTAGGGGAAAGTTTACGGCTCTATCAAGAAGCGAAAACCTTAAGTGAACGGGCTAACCGGCTTTTAGAACGAGCCGAGGCGCTCTTGACGCAAACGGATAATCACCCGAAGGAGGTCCTCGGTGAGTTTTGA
- a CDS encoding farnesyl-diphosphate synthase (PFAM: Polyprenyl synthetase~COGs: COG0142 Geranylgeranyl pyrophosphate synthase~InterPro IPR000092~KEGG: glo:Glov_2183 polyprenyl synthetase~PFAM: Polyprenyl synthetase~PRIAM: Geranyltranstransferase~SPTR: Polyprenyl synthetase), producing MSFDEWKTRTESLIDHWIEGLVAKWSVRPGSVEEAMRYSLLAGGKRLRPLLVLAAAAYLNQEPERFAPVALAVELIHTYSLIHDDLPAMDDDDWRRGQPTSHKVFGEAMAILAGDALLTEAFSVYAETLDQGFEPARVVSGLHLLAYAAGRDGLIRGQVEDLQAEHQAVTLAELEAIHRRKTGALFRAAVVLPAVLSGGIEAKPALEAYGEHFGLAFQIVDDILNVIGDQKTMGKATGTDQVHGKATYPSLVGLAEAKRLAEAHRDQAAQAIAGPRGEPLLGLVRLAVERAG from the coding sequence GTGAGTTTTGACGAATGGAAAACGCGAACCGAATCGTTAATCGACCACTGGATTGAGGGATTGGTCGCCAAATGGAGTGTCCGTCCGGGATCGGTGGAAGAAGCCATGCGCTATTCGTTGCTGGCGGGCGGGAAACGTCTTCGCCCCCTGTTGGTGTTGGCTGCCGCGGCTTATCTCAACCAAGAGCCGGAGCGGTTTGCCCCTGTCGCTTTGGCGGTGGAACTCATTCATACCTACTCGTTGATTCACGACGACTTGCCGGCCATGGATGATGACGACTGGCGCCGGGGTCAGCCCACGTCGCACAAGGTCTTTGGCGAAGCGATGGCGATTTTGGCCGGCGATGCCTTGTTAACCGAAGCGTTTTCGGTTTATGCGGAGACTTTGGATCAAGGCTTCGAACCCGCACGGGTCGTGAGCGGGCTTCATCTGTTGGCTTATGCCGCTGGCCGGGACGGGCTGATTCGCGGACAAGTGGAGGATTTACAAGCCGAACACCAAGCGGTCACGCTAGCGGAATTAGAAGCCATTCATCGGCGGAAGACCGGCGCGTTATTTCGGGCGGCGGTGGTGCTTCCCGCCGTTTTGAGCGGAGGTATCGAGGCTAAACCCGCGTTGGAAGCCTATGGGGAGCACTTTGGGTTGGCATTTCAGATCGTGGATGATATTTTAAACGTGATTGGTGACCAAAAGACCATGGGTAAAGCGACAGGAACTGATCAAGTGCACGGGAAAGCCACATACCCGTCTTTGGTCGGGTTGGCGGAAGCGAAACGCCTGGCGGAAGCGCACCGCGACCAGGCTGCTCAAGCGATTGCCGGACCACGGGGGGAGCCGCTTTTAGGCTTAGTGCGGTTGGCGGTCGAGCGGGCGGGGTAG